Genomic DNA from Caldicellulosiruptor hydrothermalis 108:
GATACTCAAGTAAAAAAGGAGGGAACTTTTTGCTATGAAGCTTTATGAACTTAAACCCGCGCCAGGTTCTAAGAAAAGCAGAAAAAGAGTGGGACGAGGCGAAAGCTCTGGTCACGGTAAGACCTCGACAAGAGGTCACAAAGGTCAGTGGGCACGTTCTGGCGGTGGTGTTCGACCTGGTTTTGAAGGCGGGCAGATGCCACTTACCAGAAGAATTCCTAAGAGGGGCTTTAAAAATATCAATAAAAAGGTGTATACTGAAGTTAATGTAGAAAAGCTTGAGAGGTTTGACAATGACACTGTAATCACACCTGAGCTTCTTTTAAAGGAAAGGGTTATAAGCAAGATAGAAAAAGACGGCGTAAAGATACTGGGAAGAGGAGAGCTGACAAAGAGGCTGATAGTGAGAGTACAGAAAGTTTCAGAAGGTGCAAAGAAGAAGATAGAAGCTGCTGGAGGAAAGGTAGAGGTGATTTAAAGTGTTTGAAACTATAAAAAATGCGTGGAGGCTGCCCGACCTTCGAAGAAAGATTCTGTTTACGCTTTTCATGATACTTGTTTTTAGACTGGGGGCGTTCATCCCAGTCCCCTATATTGATAGGGATGCTTTGGCAAAGGTTATAAACGACCTTACAATGCTTGGGTTTTTTGATGTTGTTGCAGGTGGAACATTTAAAAACATGAGTATATTTGCGATGAGCGTAACTCCATACATTAACTCCTCCATCATTATGCAGCTTTTGACAATTGCTATACCTGCACTTGAAGAGCTTGCAAAACAGGGTGAAGAAGGAAGAAAGAAACTTGCTGAGTGGACACGATATGGAACTGCTATTTTGGCGTTTATCCAGGCAGTTGGTATCTATTTTGGCCTTAAGAATGCAACTGGGCTCACTGGCGGTGTTCCTGTTATTACAGCTCAAGGTCAGGGATTTTTGGGTTTTATCACCATAACTATTACTCTTACAGCTGGAACTGTATTTTTGATGTGGATTGGTGAACAGATAACAGAAAATGGTATAGGAAATGGTATTTCGCTTTTGATATTTGCAGGTATTATTTCAAGAATTCCAAACGGAGTTGTTTCTCTTTGGAACTATGTTGCAAAGCTAAACGAGTTTTCACTCACAAGTATTATTGGTGTGATTCTGTTTATAGTAATGGCACTTGCAATTATCGTCTTTATCATAGTTGTCCAAGAAGGTGAAAGAAGAATACCTGTACAGTATGCAAAGAGGGTAGTTGGAAGAAGAGTTTATGGCGGACAGAGCACACACATTCCTATAAAGGTCAATATTGCAGGTGTTATACCTATAATCTTTGCAATTTCACTGGTTATGCTTCCAACAACAATTGCTCAGTTTTTCCCAAATTCAGGATTCTATAAGTTTGTAAAAGCATACTTTTCATCAGGTTCGTTCTGGTATACATTCTTCTATGCATTGTTCATAATAGGGTTTACTTATTTTTACACAGCAATTGTATTCAATCCTGTTGAGATTGCTAACAATTTGAAAAACAATGGAGGGTTCATTCCAGGTATCAGACCTGGCAAACCAACTGTAGATTTTATAACAAGAGTGCTTTCAAAAGTTACCTTTGCTGGTGCGCTGTTTTTGGCGTTTATTGCTATTTTGCCAACCTTGGTTGGAATCATGTTCAAACACCAGCTTAACATCTATTTTGGTGGAACAAGCTTGCTGATTGTTGTGGGTGTTGCGCTGGAGACAATCAGACAGATGGAAGCTCAGATGCTGATGCGTCATTACAAAGGGTTTTTAAGCTAAAAAGAGTAGATTATTGTTAGTGCGGAGGTATAGTAAACATGAGGCTTATACTTTTAGGTGCACCGGGTGCTGGGAAGGGCACTCAGGCAGAATATTTGAGCAAAAGATTCTCGATACCTCATATATCAACAGGTGACATTTTGAGAGAGAATGTTAAAAATGAGACAGAACTTGGGAAAAAGGCAAAAGAATACATGGACAAAGGCCTTTTAGTTCCAGATGAGATAGTAATTGAGATTGTTAAGGACAGACTTTCAAAAGAGGACTGCAAAAATGGGTTTTTACTTGATGGTTTTCCGCGCACTATAGCCCAGGCAGAAGCACTTGATAAAGTACTTCAAGAGCTTGGTCAGAAGATTGACAAGGTTTTGAACATTGAAGTTCCAGACGAAAAGATTTTAGAGAGAATGTCTGGGCGAAGGATTTGTAAAAACTGCGGTGCAAGCTTCCATGTCATCTACAGGCCACCACAAAAAGAAGGTGTATGTGATGTATGTGGTGGAGAGCTTTATCAAAGAGAAGATGATAAAGAAGAAACTGTCAAAAAGAGACTGGAAGTTTATCATGCACAAACACAGCCACTAATTGATTATTACAAAGCAAAGGGCTTACTTGTTGTAGCTTACGGTCAGGAAGAAATAGCCGATACAACAAAAGAGGTTTTAAAAGCACTTGGCATAGAATAAGGAGCAAAGACCGAAAATGATTACTATAAAATCAGAAGCTGAGCTTGACTCAATGAGAGCAGCTGGCAGAATTGTTGCTATGGTTTTAAAAGAATTAGAAAAATTGATACGACCAGGTATCACCACAAAAGAGCTTGATGAATTTGCTGAAGAGTATATAATTAAAAATGGCGGGATACCATCATTTAAGGGATTGTATGGGTATCCTGCCTCCATATGTACCTCAGTCAATGACGAGGTAGTTCATGGAATTCCAGGTAT
This window encodes:
- the rplO gene encoding 50S ribosomal protein L15, producing the protein MKLYELKPAPGSKKSRKRVGRGESSGHGKTSTRGHKGQWARSGGGVRPGFEGGQMPLTRRIPKRGFKNINKKVYTEVNVEKLERFDNDTVITPELLLKERVISKIEKDGVKILGRGELTKRLIVRVQKVSEGAKKKIEAAGGKVEVI
- the secY gene encoding preprotein translocase subunit SecY, producing MFETIKNAWRLPDLRRKILFTLFMILVFRLGAFIPVPYIDRDALAKVINDLTMLGFFDVVAGGTFKNMSIFAMSVTPYINSSIIMQLLTIAIPALEELAKQGEEGRKKLAEWTRYGTAILAFIQAVGIYFGLKNATGLTGGVPVITAQGQGFLGFITITITLTAGTVFLMWIGEQITENGIGNGISLLIFAGIISRIPNGVVSLWNYVAKLNEFSLTSIIGVILFIVMALAIIVFIIVVQEGERRIPVQYAKRVVGRRVYGGQSTHIPIKVNIAGVIPIIFAISLVMLPTTIAQFFPNSGFYKFVKAYFSSGSFWYTFFYALFIIGFTYFYTAIVFNPVEIANNLKNNGGFIPGIRPGKPTVDFITRVLSKVTFAGALFLAFIAILPTLVGIMFKHQLNIYFGGTSLLIVVGVALETIRQMEAQMLMRHYKGFLS
- a CDS encoding adenylate kinase; its protein translation is MRLILLGAPGAGKGTQAEYLSKRFSIPHISTGDILRENVKNETELGKKAKEYMDKGLLVPDEIVIEIVKDRLSKEDCKNGFLLDGFPRTIAQAEALDKVLQELGQKIDKVLNIEVPDEKILERMSGRRICKNCGASFHVIYRPPQKEGVCDVCGGELYQREDDKEETVKKRLEVYHAQTQPLIDYYKAKGLLVVAYGQEEIADTTKEVLKALGIE